A single region of the Yersinia entomophaga genome encodes:
- the aroB gene encoding 3-dehydroquinate synthase — protein sequence MEKITVTLGERSYPITIAAGLFNDPASFKPLKAGDQVMLVTNQTLAPLYLDSIRAVLEEGGIRVDQVILPDGEQYKSLSVLEQVFSALLEKPHGRDTTLIALGGGVVGDLTGFAAACYQRGVRFIQVPTTLLSQVDSSVGGKTAVNHPLGKNMIGAFYQPASVIVDLDCLKTLPSRELASGLAEVIKYGIILDSEFFVWLENNIDALLALDMDALGYCIRRCCELKAEVVAADEREENGLRALLNLGHTYGHAIEAEMGYGVWLHGEAVAAGMVMAAETARLIGQFSSSDIERIKRLLVRAGLPVSGPQEMAPESYLPHMMRDKKVLAGELRLVLPTAIGKSEVRGGISHEIVLASIAECLAG from the coding sequence ATGGAGAAGATTACTGTCACGTTAGGGGAGCGTAGCTACCCTATTACGATAGCCGCAGGATTGTTTAACGATCCGGCCTCTTTTAAACCGCTGAAGGCGGGTGATCAGGTAATGCTGGTTACCAACCAAACGCTTGCTCCTCTCTATCTGGATTCTATCCGGGCAGTGCTGGAGGAAGGCGGTATTCGAGTTGATCAGGTGATTCTGCCTGATGGCGAGCAGTATAAATCTCTCAGCGTTCTGGAGCAGGTATTTTCTGCCCTTCTGGAAAAACCGCACGGTCGTGATACTACGCTTATTGCTTTAGGCGGTGGTGTAGTAGGCGACCTGACCGGTTTTGCCGCTGCCTGTTATCAGCGTGGCGTCCGCTTTATTCAAGTCCCTACCACACTTCTCTCTCAGGTGGATTCATCTGTGGGCGGAAAAACTGCGGTTAATCACCCGTTAGGCAAAAACATGATCGGAGCGTTTTACCAACCCGCTTCGGTCATTGTTGATCTCGATTGCCTGAAAACCCTGCCATCTCGTGAGCTTGCTTCTGGCCTGGCCGAAGTGATCAAATATGGCATCATTCTTGATTCCGAATTCTTTGTCTGGCTGGAAAACAACATCGACGCGTTGCTGGCGCTGGATATGGATGCGCTGGGTTACTGCATCCGCCGCTGCTGCGAGCTGAAAGCCGAAGTGGTTGCTGCCGATGAGCGAGAAGAGAATGGGCTGCGTGCGCTACTCAATTTAGGTCATACTTATGGCCATGCTATCGAAGCCGAAATGGGCTACGGAGTGTGGTTGCACGGCGAAGCCGTTGCCGCAGGTATGGTTATGGCTGCGGAAACCGCCCGATTAATCGGGCAGTTCTCTTCCAGTGATATTGAACGAATTAAACGACTGTTGGTTCGTGCCGGTTTACCGGTCAGCGGCCCGCAGGAGATGGCACCAGAATCTTATCTGCCGCACATGATGCGCGATAAAAAAGTATTGGCGGGTGAACTCCGGCTGGTACTGCCTACTGCTATTGGCAAATCAGAGGTACGCGGCGGCATCTCTCACGAGATAGTCCTTGCTTCTATTGCCGAGTGTCTGGCAGG